From Mesobacillus boroniphilus, the proteins below share one genomic window:
- a CDS encoding DEAD/DEAH box helicase: MSETQPIIAQLKPFLQQAWEKAGFETMTSVQTTAIPLIIEGKDVIAESPTGTGKTLAYLLPVLNKIDAKMQNTQVVILASSQELVMQILSEVQKWGEGSDIKSASLIGGANLKRQIDKLKKSPQIIVGTPGRTNELIKQKKLKMHKVHTVVLDEGDQLLTPEHNETVKSIVKSTLADQRQLLLFSATLPETVEKSIKRLAKEPKIINVKKDDTIDAAKVEHIYFLSEQRDKIKILEKIARLNGTKSLVFIKDIPNLTISAEKLKFKDIHVGQLHSDLNKQDRQRYLNKFRDGSSEMLLVTDVAARGLDIKGVTHVVHYDFPREQDQYVHRSGRTGRFGAEGTVISIVNEREERDLKKICNALNITPVQKEFFGGKIVDPE; the protein is encoded by the coding sequence ATGTCAGAAACTCAACCAATTATCGCACAACTGAAACCGTTCCTGCAGCAGGCCTGGGAAAAAGCTGGATTCGAGACGATGACTTCTGTCCAGACGACGGCGATTCCATTAATAATAGAAGGAAAAGATGTCATCGCGGAATCACCGACAGGTACTGGTAAAACTTTAGCGTACCTGCTTCCTGTTTTAAATAAAATCGATGCTAAGATGCAGAATACACAGGTAGTCATCCTCGCTTCGTCACAGGAACTAGTCATGCAGATCCTGTCTGAGGTCCAGAAATGGGGAGAAGGCAGCGATATCAAATCGGCAAGCCTGATAGGTGGGGCCAATTTAAAGCGCCAGATTGACAAGCTGAAAAAGAGCCCGCAAATCATCGTCGGAACGCCTGGGCGGACGAATGAGCTGATCAAGCAGAAAAAGCTGAAAATGCACAAAGTCCATACAGTCGTCCTTGATGAAGGCGACCAGCTTCTTACCCCGGAGCATAATGAAACGGTAAAAAGTATCGTAAAATCAACACTGGCGGATCAAAGACAGCTGTTATTATTTTCAGCCACTCTTCCAGAGACAGTTGAAAAATCAATCAAGAGGTTGGCGAAAGAACCTAAGATTATCAATGTAAAAAAGGATGACACGATTGATGCTGCAAAAGTCGAGCATATTTACTTTCTCAGCGAACAGCGTGACAAGATCAAAATCCTTGAGAAGATTGCCCGCTTAAATGGAACCAAATCACTTGTTTTTATTAAAGATATCCCAAACCTGACCATCTCTGCTGAAAAATTGAAGTTCAAAGACATCCACGTCGGCCAGCTGCACAGTGATTTGAACAAGCAGGACCGTCAGCGTTATTTGAATAAGTTCCGGGACGGCAGCAGCGAAATGCTTCTTGTCACCGATGTCGCAGCGCGTGGCTTGGATATTAAAGGTGTCACTCACGTTGTCCACTATGATTTCCCGAGGGAGCAGGACCAATACGTCCACCGCTCTGGACGCACTGGCCGTTTTGGTGCAGAGGGAACCGTCATCTCGATTGTCAACGAACGTGAAGAACGCGATTTGAAAAAAATTTGCAATGCACTCAATATTACGCCAGTGCAAAAAGAATTTTTTGGCGGTAAAATTG